One genomic window of Polynucleobacter sp. HIN11 includes the following:
- a CDS encoding hemin-degrading factor, whose amino-acid sequence MKPTIHRIRQSFITLRKERRLRHREIAAMLTISEGELIAAHVGLGATVAKGLRAIRLDANWPALIASIESIGEIMALTRNEACVHEKTGKYHQVSQEGSVGLVVGEIDLRIFYQHWFAGFAVTESSSHGEQRSLQFFDAQGQAIHKVHLKPQSDVSAFDGIVSLFAVAQQEPGLEVSKLKVKPTPIPDAEIDRPGFWQAWRDLKDTHDFYPLLRKYTLTRTQALRLAEPEFVRELSKDCLRSMLQLAAQTQTPIMVFVGNPGMIQIHSGPIDQIIEQGSWINVMDPRFNLHVRQDLIEHAWIVRKPTVDGTVTSIEFFDQSGEAIAMFFGERKPGKAELTSWRDLVTEIEGEYRLVEVCQ is encoded by the coding sequence ATGAAACCGACAATTCATCGTATTCGTCAATCGTTTATCACCTTGCGTAAAGAGAGGCGCTTACGGCATCGAGAAATTGCTGCGATGCTTACTATTTCTGAGGGAGAGTTGATTGCCGCTCACGTTGGACTTGGTGCTACGGTAGCTAAAGGCTTAAGAGCAATTCGTCTGGATGCCAATTGGCCTGCGCTGATAGCCTCGATTGAGTCGATTGGGGAGATCATGGCTCTCACCCGTAACGAAGCCTGCGTCCATGAAAAAACTGGTAAATACCATCAGGTGAGTCAAGAGGGGTCGGTAGGTCTGGTCGTGGGTGAGATTGACTTGCGGATCTTTTATCAACATTGGTTTGCTGGATTTGCAGTTACTGAAAGTAGTTCTCATGGAGAGCAGCGTAGCTTGCAATTCTTTGATGCCCAGGGACAGGCGATTCATAAGGTGCATCTGAAGCCACAGAGCGATGTATCGGCTTTTGATGGAATCGTTTCATTATTTGCAGTCGCCCAACAAGAGCCTGGTCTTGAGGTATCAAAGCTCAAGGTAAAGCCAACCCCCATCCCCGATGCAGAGATCGATCGTCCCGGATTTTGGCAGGCATGGAGAGATCTTAAGGATACCCATGATTTTTATCCGCTCTTAAGAAAATACACACTCACACGTACTCAGGCACTTCGTTTAGCAGAGCCTGAGTTTGTTCGGGAGCTTTCTAAGGACTGCCTGCGATCGATGTTACAGCTCGCAGCTCAGACCCAAACCCCCATCATGGTTTTTGTCGGCAATCCCGGAATGATTCAGATACATTCGGGACCCATTGATCAGATTATTGAACAAGGGTCTTGGATCAATGTGATGGATCCCCGTTTTAACTTGCATGTTCGTCAGGATCTGATTGAGCATGCCTGGATTGTTCGAAAACCAACTGTTGACGGCACTGTTACTTCTATTGAGTTTTTTGATCAGAGCGGCGAGGCCATTGCAATGTTTTTCGGAGAGCGTAAGCCTGGTAAAGCTGAACTTACATCCTGGCGAGATCTGGTAACCGAGATTGAGGGTGAATATAGATTGGTGGAGGTTTGTCAATGA
- a CDS encoding heme/hemin ABC transporter substrate-binding protein: MSDLSHTGRRRVLCAMAAIPMVWLGKRALAERAQATPSRQRLICIGSAVTEIVYALNASNLIVGVDTTSIYPDAARTLPSVGYSRTLSAEGVLSLSPTQILCTEDAGPAVVLRQIQDAGIQIRRLPAHHTFTGICDRVIAIGQVIHQQTRADQLKLQLQQGWARIEDEMKSQPFPSAAPRVLYIHSMNPSQVMVSGQETNANAMIRYAGLRNALDGFKGYKPLTPEAVIVANPDLILVTDQGLQAIGGRAQLARLPGMERTKAILSQKIISMDAVYLLGFGPRMPEAVLALHRHARTLLG, encoded by the coding sequence ATGAGTGATCTTAGTCATACTGGACGTCGTCGTGTACTGTGCGCAATGGCAGCCATCCCCATGGTATGGCTTGGGAAGCGAGCTTTGGCAGAGCGAGCTCAAGCAACCCCAAGTCGTCAACGTCTGATTTGTATTGGATCAGCAGTTACAGAAATTGTGTATGCATTAAATGCTAGTAATTTGATTGTGGGAGTTGATACGACCTCGATTTATCCGGATGCCGCACGCACGTTACCTAGTGTTGGCTATTCAAGAACCTTATCGGCAGAGGGTGTTTTATCGTTATCCCCAACCCAAATCTTATGCACCGAGGATGCTGGACCTGCAGTGGTACTCCGACAGATTCAAGATGCCGGGATTCAGATACGGCGCTTGCCTGCCCATCACACATTTACCGGAATCTGCGATCGGGTGATTGCGATTGGTCAAGTGATTCATCAACAAACTCGAGCCGATCAATTGAAGCTACAGTTGCAGCAGGGGTGGGCTCGTATCGAAGATGAGATGAAATCTCAACCCTTTCCAAGCGCAGCCCCTCGTGTGCTCTACATTCATTCAATGAACCCATCCCAAGTAATGGTCTCTGGCCAAGAAACCAATGCCAATGCCATGATTCGTTACGCTGGTCTACGAAATGCGCTCGATGGTTTTAAAGGGTACAAACCGCTAACTCCAGAAGCCGTGATTGTGGCTAATCCTGATTTGATCCTGGTCACAGATCAAGGACTGCAAGCGATTGGCGGGCGAGCTCAGCTTGCGCGCCTACCCGGTATGGAAAGAACGAAAGCGATTCTTAGTCAGAAGATTATTTCAATGGATGCTGTTTATTTACTAGGGTTTGGTCCACGAATGCCTGAGGCAGTCTTAGCGCTGCATCGTCATGCACGCACCTTATTAGGATGA
- a CDS encoding FecCD family ABC transporter permease gives MRQVVSPLEFSAWGVRLGLILVGLIAFLIAVNFGAVDIQSADWLHLFSQQNGYEGPSYVLWTIRIPRVLLAITVGAALGIAGALAQSLFRNPLAEPGLLGVSAGASCSVAIGIVMLDGYRFIPTEELRIWVIPFFAFLGAIAVCFCLDYVARVVSPGSIAGLLLTGIALNALAGAVIGLCTYLANDEQLRSFTFWTLGSLASARWMMIGVLVGALFIGWIWIRTLLQDLNGLTLGENIANHLGINVSLLRTKVIVLVATLSGLAVAWCGMIGFIGLMAPNLVRICLGSDQKRVVPYSAGVGAILLLIADTIARTVAIPVEVPVGIFTALLGGPLFLLLLRQYRSRLD, from the coding sequence ATGAGACAGGTCGTCAGTCCTCTTGAGTTCTCAGCCTGGGGCGTAAGGCTTGGGTTAATTCTTGTTGGGTTAATTGCTTTTCTTATCGCAGTGAACTTCGGTGCCGTGGATATTCAAAGCGCTGATTGGTTACACCTATTTAGTCAGCAGAATGGTTATGAGGGTCCCAGTTATGTACTTTGGACCATTCGGATCCCACGTGTCTTATTAGCCATTACGGTTGGTGCTGCTCTAGGCATTGCAGGCGCTCTCGCACAAAGCTTATTTCGTAATCCCTTAGCTGAACCTGGTTTATTGGGAGTTTCTGCGGGTGCCAGTTGCAGTGTGGCAATTGGGATTGTGATGTTGGATGGCTATCGCTTTATCCCCACAGAAGAGTTACGGATCTGGGTCATCCCGTTTTTTGCATTCTTGGGTGCTATAGCGGTTTGTTTCTGCCTTGATTACGTCGCCCGTGTTGTATCTCCGGGATCGATTGCTGGTCTCCTATTAACCGGCATTGCATTGAATGCCTTAGCAGGCGCAGTGATTGGTTTGTGTACCTATTTAGCCAACGATGAGCAATTACGTAGCTTTACCTTTTGGACCCTTGGGTCTCTTGCAAGCGCACGCTGGATGATGATAGGGGTGCTGGTTGGAGCGCTATTTATTGGATGGATCTGGATTCGAACACTTTTACAAGATCTCAATGGCTTGACATTAGGTGAGAACATTGCCAATCATCTCGGCATAAACGTTTCACTCCTACGAACCAAGGTCATCGTTTTGGTTGCTACTCTTTCTGGATTAGCTGTTGCATGGTGCGGAATGATTGGCTTTATTGGTTTAATGGCACCCAACCTTGTGCGTATTTGCTTGGGGTCTGATCAAAAGAGGGTAGTTCCCTATTCTGCAGGAGTGGGTGCCATTCTTCTCTTGATTGCCGACACGATTGCCAGAACCGTTGCAATCCCCGTAGAGGTGCCTGTCGGTATTTTTACTGCCCTGTTAGGCGGCCCATTATTTTTGCTCTTATTGCGGCAATACCGATCAAGGCTTGATTAA
- a CDS encoding ATP-binding cassette domain-containing protein — protein sequence MELQLQHACLQLGKKLFGPFDFTIKPGERIAILGKSGAGKSTIIRLIAREYQIKSGSILLNGTSIDQYSSAQLSRIRGVLPQNTQIAFGLMTDLVIELGRVSAINKINQETIVMHAAKMACAEHLLGRAFNTLSGGEQARIHLARVFAQLWDVRDGLILVDEPVAALDPGLQYQLLDTIDRFARERNHAVLAVLHDINHALDFDRLLLVEQGCIILDYLADHHALGDLERLYEIQLEHLRDSQSRSVLIQVRTSGIYS from the coding sequence ATGGAATTGCAATTACAGCACGCTTGCCTACAGCTTGGAAAAAAACTCTTTGGGCCATTTGATTTCACAATCAAGCCAGGTGAGCGGATTGCGATCCTGGGTAAAAGCGGTGCCGGTAAGTCAACGATTATTCGACTGATTGCGCGAGAGTATCAAATCAAAAGCGGCTCAATTTTGTTGAATGGCACTTCGATTGATCAGTATTCATCGGCGCAACTAAGTCGGATACGAGGGGTCTTGCCTCAGAACACTCAGATTGCCTTTGGGCTGATGACTGATCTTGTGATTGAGCTAGGGCGAGTGAGCGCCATTAATAAGATCAACCAAGAAACGATCGTTATGCATGCAGCCAAGATGGCCTGCGCAGAGCATCTTTTGGGGCGTGCATTTAATACTCTGTCTGGCGGTGAGCAAGCACGAATTCATCTGGCACGCGTTTTTGCTCAGCTATGGGATGTACGCGATGGTCTGATTTTGGTCGATGAGCCAGTGGCAGCACTAGACCCGGGGCTGCAGTATCAATTGCTGGATACGATTGACCGTTTTGCGAGAGAAAGAAACCACGCGGTGCTAGCAGTTTTGCATGATATTAATCATGCCCTTGATTTTGATCGATTGCTTCTAGTAGAGCAGGGGTGCATTATTTTGGATTATCTAGCTGATCATCATGCTCTAGGTGATCTAGAGCGTTTATATGAAATTCAGTTAGAGCACCTACGCGATAGTCAGAGTAGGAGTGTGCTGATTCAGGTTCGCACATCCGGTATTTACTCATAA
- a CDS encoding VOC family protein, with product MIDHLDHLVLTTAHEKQCIDFYTRVLGMTLESFIGGTPPVERKAFKFGQQKINLHIKGKEFEPKADLPTPGSLDLCFIADRPLKEVIEQLDAKNWPIIEGPVVRTGATKKINSVYVRDPDQNLIEISELL from the coding sequence ATGATTGATCATCTGGATCATTTGGTTTTGACTACAGCACACGAGAAACAGTGCATTGATTTCTATACCCGTGTTCTTGGTATGACACTCGAGTCATTTATTGGGGGAACGCCACCGGTTGAGCGCAAAGCATTCAAGTTCGGCCAACAAAAGATCAATCTTCACATCAAGGGTAAAGAATTTGAGCCTAAGGCGGATCTTCCAACACCCGGCTCGTTAGATTTATGTTTTATTGCCGACCGTCCCTTGAAAGAGGTGATTGAGCAATTGGATGCTAAAAATTGGCCCATTATCGAGGGACCTGTGGTTCGCACTGGCGCAACGAAAAAAATCAATTCAGTCTATGTGCGCGATCCTGACCAAAATCTAATCGAGATTAGCGAGCTACTTTAG
- a CDS encoding GNAT family N-acetyltransferase, producing MTIFTHFLPDTQISRYGSWLKTLDPQTLRSYFGISLSAEGINRLIRKFKQDKANHHFLVAHHDGHWAGVIHIACLNEAVEFGVIVKKEFRRQGIADQLLSEAITWAQNRGYRTLYMHCVMENQAIRHLCDKHGLQSRNIYGDVEGQMRLPKANWRSLLKEYWQRQANWYYFVQDRLKNPKAI from the coding sequence ATGACGATCTTTACCCACTTTCTGCCGGATACCCAAATCAGTCGGTATGGATCGTGGCTGAAAACTTTAGATCCACAGACACTGAGAAGTTACTTTGGGATTAGCTTAAGCGCTGAGGGCATCAATCGCCTCATCCGTAAATTTAAACAAGACAAAGCGAATCATCATTTTCTGGTTGCTCATCATGATGGTCATTGGGCAGGCGTGATTCATATTGCCTGTCTCAATGAGGCAGTTGAATTTGGGGTGATTGTGAAAAAAGAGTTTCGTCGACAAGGAATTGCCGATCAGCTACTTAGTGAAGCAATCACTTGGGCCCAAAACCGTGGATATCGCACTCTCTACATGCATTGCGTGATGGAAAATCAAGCGATCCGACATTTATGCGACAAGCATGGCTTGCAATCGAGGAATATCTATGGCGATGTCGAGGGACAAATGCGTCTACCCAAAGCAAACTGGCGTTCATTATTAAAAGAGTATTGGCAGCGTCAAGCCAATTGGTATTACTTTGTTCAAGATCGACTTAAGAACCCAAAAGCGATCTGA
- a CDS encoding cation:proton antiporter domain-containing protein produces the protein MPHDVTLIAILAGGFGLALIFGLAVSYLKMPPLLGYLIAGVVIGPATPGFVADIGLSTQLAEIGVMLLMFGVGLHFSINDLLAVKKIAVPGALFQMAVATALGYLVAHYWGWSFIGSIIFGLSLSVASTVVLLRALESKGLLETVNGQIAVGWLVVEDLMMVLALVLVPVMAEIYGNDGSAAHSTSPSELLSLVGITLAKVTAFIVLMLVVGKRLLPRMLWIVAKSGSRELFTLAVIAAAIGIAFLAAELFDVSFALGAFFAGMMLGESELSKRAADESLPLRDAFAVLFFVSVGMLFNPEIIWQEPIKLLIVIAIIMVGKTLAAILLVLLFKYPLGTALTVGVSLAQIGEFSFILAGMGLAMNLIPNEAYSLILAGAILSIAFNSFLFNGIEPALVWARKRSHLARKLDERLDPLSLLPTTVNESLLHKQVVIVGYGRVGKKVFENLKAQNINCVIAEKERGTVEELRKQNIPAVTGDASDPFVLIQAHIARAAILVIATKDSIDISKMVETARTLNPEVRIFIRARSSEEIELYEKEGWGKSFTPEDELAARLASEVIAEMAK, from the coding sequence ATGCCGCATGACGTTACCCTAATTGCTATCCTGGCTGGAGGATTCGGACTCGCTCTTATTTTTGGGCTTGCGGTTTCTTATCTGAAGATGCCACCGTTATTAGGCTATCTAATTGCAGGCGTGGTCATTGGTCCGGCAACACCAGGCTTTGTTGCGGACATTGGCTTGTCGACTCAGCTTGCAGAAATTGGTGTGATGTTGCTGATGTTTGGGGTCGGACTTCACTTCTCAATTAATGATCTGCTGGCTGTCAAAAAAATTGCGGTTCCTGGTGCGCTATTCCAAATGGCAGTCGCCACTGCGCTTGGCTACTTAGTAGCGCATTACTGGGGCTGGTCATTCATTGGTTCCATCATTTTTGGCTTAAGTCTATCGGTTGCTAGTACCGTTGTTTTGCTACGAGCCCTCGAGTCAAAAGGTCTTTTAGAAACCGTCAATGGGCAGATTGCAGTTGGGTGGTTGGTGGTTGAGGACTTGATGATGGTTCTAGCCCTGGTGTTAGTGCCAGTGATGGCTGAGATTTATGGCAATGATGGATCGGCTGCACACTCGACTAGCCCCAGTGAATTGCTAAGCTTAGTCGGAATAACTTTGGCGAAGGTCACTGCATTTATTGTTTTGATGTTGGTCGTGGGTAAACGCTTGCTTCCTAGAATGTTGTGGATCGTAGCCAAGAGTGGTTCACGTGAACTCTTCACGCTAGCGGTGATTGCTGCAGCAATCGGGATTGCTTTCCTAGCAGCAGAACTATTTGATGTCTCATTTGCTCTGGGCGCCTTCTTTGCCGGCATGATGCTCGGTGAGTCTGAGCTCAGTAAGCGAGCAGCCGATGAGTCATTGCCACTTCGCGATGCTTTTGCAGTCTTGTTCTTTGTATCCGTCGGCATGCTTTTTAACCCCGAGATCATCTGGCAAGAGCCCATCAAATTACTGATTGTGATTGCCATCATCATGGTTGGTAAAACATTAGCCGCAATTTTGTTGGTATTGCTATTCAAGTACCCCTTGGGTACCGCCTTGACGGTTGGCGTAAGTTTGGCGCAGATTGGGGAGTTCTCATTCATTCTCGCTGGCATGGGCCTTGCCATGAATCTAATTCCGAATGAGGCATACAGCTTGATCTTGGCAGGGGCAATTTTGTCGATTGCCTTTAACTCCTTCTTATTTAATGGGATCGAACCAGCCTTGGTATGGGCTCGAAAGCGCTCACACCTGGCGCGTAAGCTGGATGAGCGATTAGATCCACTGTCGTTATTGCCAACCACCGTTAATGAATCGCTCTTGCATAAGCAAGTGGTAATTGTTGGTTACGGTCGCGTTGGCAAGAAAGTCTTTGAGAACCTCAAAGCGCAAAACATTAATTGTGTGATTGCTGAGAAGGAGCGTGGCACCGTTGAGGAGTTACGTAAGCAAAATATTCCGGCGGTGACTGGTGATGCGTCCGATCCCTTTGTTTTGATCCAGGCACATATTGCTCGTGCGGCAATCTTGGTCATTGCAACGAAAGATTCGATTGATATTAGCAAGATGGTGGAGACTGCCCGAACCCTTAATCCCGAAGTCAGAATCTTTATACGAGCGCGAAGCTCTGAAGAGATCGAGCTCTATGAGAAAGAGGGCTGGGGCAAATCCTTTACTCCTGAGGATGAATTAGCAGCCCGCTTAGCCAGTGAGGTCATCGCGGAGATGGCAAAATAA
- a CDS encoding DUF3300 domain-containing protein, translating into MAKSKKPICIAVSIAATLLLGACAGGQSSNDFGNSATVSASPQMLSNAQLESLVSPIALYPDSLLSIMLLASTYPLEVAEAYNWRSSNASLQGSALTNALNAQSWNDSVKSLISFPQALTMMGKQLQWTQNLGNAYKLQPADTMKAVQTLRKKAQTAGTLKSNAQMTVSTDASGNIIIAPPNTQIVYVPTYNPTQVYGPWPYPDYPPYPAYDPAWGAMSFGVGLAVGGALWATPAWSSGTINVNNNEQRPNRGLIGPSSIANQQRLLNDWKNNATPQERQDVRNAAQRADSAFEKNATAQEKAQASRLDQEGRSAIAADRANPNATREAAQENAMREQARFDENRDRFGGFRGGGFGGGRMGGFRR; encoded by the coding sequence ATGGCTAAATCCAAAAAGCCCATTTGCATTGCAGTAAGCATTGCGGCGACTTTATTGCTCGGTGCTTGTGCTGGAGGTCAGTCCAGTAACGATTTTGGCAACTCAGCGACAGTAAGCGCGAGCCCTCAAATGCTTTCGAATGCGCAGTTAGAGTCTTTAGTTTCTCCGATTGCCTTGTATCCTGATTCATTGCTATCCATTATGTTGTTGGCTTCAACCTACCCGCTTGAAGTTGCTGAAGCCTATAACTGGCGCTCGAGTAATGCGAGTTTGCAGGGTAGTGCGCTTACGAATGCACTCAATGCCCAATCGTGGAACGATAGCGTCAAATCATTGATTTCATTTCCTCAGGCGTTAACCATGATGGGTAAGCAGTTGCAGTGGACACAGAATCTTGGAAATGCATACAAGTTACAGCCGGCAGATACGATGAAAGCCGTACAAACACTGCGTAAGAAAGCACAAACCGCCGGTACATTAAAAAGTAATGCCCAAATGACTGTGAGCACTGATGCCAGCGGGAACATTATTATTGCTCCGCCCAACACGCAAATTGTGTATGTGCCGACCTATAACCCAACCCAGGTTTATGGTCCATGGCCTTATCCCGACTACCCGCCATATCCCGCTTACGACCCAGCCTGGGGTGCAATGTCATTTGGTGTAGGTTTAGCGGTCGGGGGAGCCTTATGGGCAACGCCGGCTTGGTCAAGTGGCACGATTAATGTGAACAATAATGAGCAGCGTCCGAACCGAGGTTTAATTGGCCCAAGCAGTATTGCTAATCAGCAACGTCTCTTGAACGATTGGAAAAATAACGCCACTCCACAAGAGCGACAAGATGTGCGCAATGCCGCGCAGCGCGCCGATAGTGCATTTGAGAAAAATGCTACAGCCCAAGAGAAGGCTCAAGCCAGCCGTCTTGATCAAGAAGGGCGCTCTGCGATTGCAGCGGATCGAGCAAACCCTAATGCAACTCGGGAAGCCGCCCAAGAAAATGCAATGCGAGAACAGGCGCGCTTTGATGAAAATCGGGATCGCTTCGGAGGCTTCCGTGGTGGGGGCTTTGGGGGCGGTCGCATGGGTGGATTTAGACGCTAA
- a CDS encoding Rap1a/Tai family immunity protein: MKILFGLAFSYLAIIPTIGYGQAKPYDASTAAMVELCKARNDIDAENFCFGFGEGVYQAYLVSRPAGSKPNICFASSKHTREQVLEDFLRWNQQNPQFNQEQAAKTLVRFFKQRYPCK, encoded by the coding sequence ATGAAAATACTTTTTGGATTGGCATTTAGTTATTTGGCAATCATTCCGACGATCGGTTATGGGCAAGCAAAACCGTATGATGCGTCGACTGCTGCCATGGTAGAACTCTGCAAAGCGCGAAACGATATTGACGCTGAGAACTTTTGCTTTGGATTTGGTGAGGGGGTTTATCAGGCTTATTTAGTGAGTCGCCCAGCGGGCTCAAAGCCCAATATCTGTTTTGCATCTAGCAAGCATACGCGCGAGCAAGTACTAGAGGATTTTCTGAGATGGAATCAGCAAAATCCTCAATTTAATCAAGAGCAGGCTGCCAAAACCCTGGTCCGCTTTTTTAAACAACGCTACCCTTGTAAATAG
- a CDS encoding DMT family transporter, whose amino-acid sequence MKNETKGMLIGFIGIFIFSLTLPVTKITVEVLNPYFLCFARALLAGTLAGAYLVYTKAPIPDAKQIRQFAIVALGVVFIFPLFINIAMTAGEASHAGVILGIMPLATVVAGVLLFQERPSLGFWISALTGCLLVCTYAYLNSEGGFRYTDLLLFIACAANGIAYAIGGNLSRTMNAKQVISWTLVLSLPINLIGSIFTFQESYLIASPSIWIGFFYLGIFSMFIGFFFWYGGMAIGGISRVSQVQLLQPFCTLLASAILVSEPITFINIIFAGLVIMTVIIGRKMLVRRGPAV is encoded by the coding sequence ATGAAAAATGAAACCAAAGGCATGTTGATTGGTTTCATTGGTATTTTTATATTTAGCCTGACCCTACCAGTTACCAAAATAACCGTTGAGGTTCTCAATCCCTATTTTTTGTGCTTTGCGCGCGCATTACTGGCTGGAACTTTGGCGGGAGCCTATCTTGTCTACACCAAAGCCCCCATCCCAGATGCTAAACAAATTCGGCAATTCGCGATTGTGGCGCTTGGCGTAGTCTTTATTTTCCCCTTATTTATTAATATCGCGATGACCGCGGGTGAAGCCTCTCATGCCGGGGTTATTTTGGGGATCATGCCACTGGCTACGGTTGTTGCGGGAGTATTACTTTTTCAAGAACGACCGTCCTTGGGCTTTTGGATTAGCGCTTTAACAGGCTGCTTATTAGTCTGCACCTACGCATATTTAAATAGTGAAGGGGGGTTTCGGTATACCGATCTCTTGCTATTCATTGCTTGTGCGGCCAATGGGATTGCTTATGCGATTGGTGGTAACTTATCGCGCACGATGAATGCTAAACAAGTGATTTCATGGACCTTGGTTCTCTCATTGCCGATCAACTTAATTGGAAGTATCTTCACTTTCCAAGAGTCTTACTTGATAGCTAGTCCCAGTATTTGGATTGGTTTTTTTTACCTAGGGATCTTTTCAATGTTTATTGGATTCTTCTTTTGGTATGGCGGTATGGCGATTGGCGGCATCTCACGCGTGAGCCAGGTGCAATTGTTGCAACCTTTTTGTACATTATTGGCGTCTGCTATTCTGGTCTCCGAGCCCATTACATTCATCAACATCATATTCGCCGGTCTGGTAATTATGACAGTTATTATCGGGCGCAAGATGTTGGTGCGTCGAGGGCCGGCTGTCTAA
- a CDS encoding HU family DNA-binding protein — protein sequence MNKAELVEKIADDAELSKASAERALNSAIENIIKAVTKGDSVQLVGFGTFSQGKRSARTGRNPKTGEAIKIAASKTAKFSAGKAFKDAVNKRK from the coding sequence ATGAATAAAGCTGAACTCGTAGAAAAAATTGCTGATGATGCTGAACTTTCAAAAGCTAGCGCAGAGCGTGCTCTGAACTCTGCGATTGAAAATATTATCAAAGCAGTAACAAAAGGTGACTCCGTTCAGTTAGTTGGTTTTGGAACTTTTAGTCAAGGTAAGCGCTCAGCACGCACTGGCCGCAATCCAAAGACTGGTGAAGCAATTAAGATTGCTGCATCAAAGACCGCAAAGTTCTCTGCTGGTAAGGCGTTCAAAGACGCTGTCAACAAGCGTAAGTAA
- a CDS encoding TolC family protein — protein MFFVRSFFYLLIVCSSIGQAVAQTPPREMDLRQLWSELKLNNPQLTALRESYLSAKATVPQIAAPANPQLGLVWSGMPPNSPLGLGGANANGISSNNSISFAQPFQFPGKKSLASEIADTSAESLLAQSESNYLQLGAQLSTLYYNALSAQKQLQVSRETVTRFELIKNVSRSRYANNSAAYVEFLNAQVAQSAALVEQFNLEKQLQLSYRSINQLIGRDPREKIALSGNVQQAIRSVPTLIELENYAETSHPLLRSSQLDVDAARKGVSLAKKAYLPDFQIIGSSYTPRGPFASNNGALFYQFEFDIVIPLYFFMKEKYGVEQAVRKQAAVEATNVANRQQIILGVANAYTVFDQTKNRVQFIRDSQLPQADAAYKVALTQYSNNGQGFNDLLTAQNQLRVIQNQLTIAESDLLQAHAVLMVAAGREPF, from the coding sequence TTGTTTTTTGTTAGATCGTTTTTTTATTTACTCATCGTATGCTCGTCGATTGGGCAGGCTGTTGCGCAAACTCCTCCCAGAGAAATGGATTTGCGGCAGTTGTGGTCGGAGTTAAAGTTAAATAACCCACAGTTAACTGCTCTACGAGAGAGCTATTTATCAGCGAAGGCAACTGTTCCACAAATCGCAGCGCCTGCTAATCCACAATTAGGACTTGTGTGGTCGGGTATGCCACCAAACTCGCCCCTTGGACTTGGTGGGGCTAATGCAAATGGAATAAGTAGTAATAATTCAATATCTTTTGCGCAACCATTTCAGTTTCCTGGCAAGAAAAGCCTTGCATCGGAGATCGCGGATACCTCAGCAGAGTCTCTATTGGCACAGAGCGAATCGAACTATCTTCAGCTTGGCGCTCAACTTTCCACCTTGTATTACAACGCCCTATCTGCTCAAAAGCAGTTACAGGTATCCAGAGAAACAGTGACGCGCTTTGAGTTAATCAAAAATGTGTCACGTTCTCGATATGCAAATAATTCTGCGGCTTATGTTGAATTTCTAAATGCTCAAGTTGCTCAGAGCGCTGCATTAGTGGAGCAATTTAATTTAGAGAAACAGTTGCAACTGTCCTATCGAAGTATCAATCAGCTAATTGGCCGTGACCCCAGAGAAAAAATTGCTCTATCCGGTAATGTTCAGCAGGCAATTCGCTCAGTACCAACCTTAATTGAGTTGGAAAACTATGCAGAAACAAGCCATCCACTATTACGCAGTTCACAACTCGATGTAGATGCGGCCCGCAAGGGTGTAAGCCTCGCTAAGAAAGCATATTTACCTGATTTCCAGATAATCGGCTCTTCGTATACCCCACGAGGACCCTTTGCTTCCAATAATGGCGCACTTTTTTATCAATTTGAATTCGATATCGTCATCCCCCTGTACTTTTTTATGAAAGAGAAGTATGGGGTAGAGCAAGCTGTCCGCAAACAGGCTGCAGTAGAGGCTACTAATGTTGCCAATCGTCAACAAATTATCTTGGGTGTTGCAAATGCCTACACAGTATTTGACCAAACCAAGAATCGAGTGCAATTTATACGAGATAGCCAATTACCCCAAGCGGATGCAGCCTATAAAGTAGCCTTGACTCAGTATTCGAATAATGGACAGGGGTTTAATGATTTACTAACCGCTCAAAATCAGCTCCGAGTGATCCAAAATCAACTCACGATTGCTGAAAGTGATCTTTTGCAAGCCCATGCCGTATTGATGGTTGCTGCAGGGCGGGAGCCATTTTAG